From a single Paramisgurnus dabryanus chromosome 17, PD_genome_1.1, whole genome shotgun sequence genomic region:
- the ralgapa1 gene encoding ral GTPase-activating protein subunit alpha-1 isoform X2, producing MFSKKPHGDVKKSTQKVLDPKKDVLTRLKHLRIVIENAEPNELRHLFEQNYSHIYYVFFENFVTIEVNLKQKGHKSQREELDSILFIFEKILQLLPERIQGRWQFHSIGLILKKLLHTGNSLKIRREGVRLFLLWMQALQHNALKEQLWIFACLIPGFPAPQSELGPRTLDNLISPPLNLQEGQVTPEEISPLVPPQSGDKSQEDLTGYFLEALLKYMAKSLEWKCKENHEKGFAFLFANFKKYYLPHIFPNFSKETSLYNPILDIPPMRPKPYYVVVKRDPETNEALYCTKESFLNARVILIRWLVSFWLEPKSNTGTQIPGMEGENVPKNIQRAAAGLAARGEDGGPRQDSLDGGGPGEPEQSHSNTSTLTEREPSTSSLCSMDEEHLTDIEVVRRVLCSSRTNVNFITEIFRQAFLLPMCEAAAMRKVVRVYQEWISQQDKPVFMREPEEDRFSDQLDSVHERGADDEKEDMGLPVSVHNRNSNWCRSKSSDTDMLEYNVHAGVQATLQVFVTNSSNVFLLESANELKTLLEEHVDMCKRVLNIYRSLVMHETMNQKTWEQILLVLLRVAECVMKRPPSIMPFGKKANTLSGRLSGAIFQTLIVAWIKANLNVYISRELWDDLLSVLSSLTCWEELVTEWSLTMETLTKVLARNLYNLDLNELPLDKLSEQKQKKHKGKGGVHEGHKIAVDRSFSKGWSRDPPGQAAAMMRQRSATTAGSPGIEKARNIVRQKTVALRSCSTGDSLLSSTFIRSAKSAPVLIHPVHPLLPDSVLTPLADELSDLEEPPMAQRGPRIRHCSQSEETPSSEVFSASGDLEQPPLPRSSSTSDIMEPFIAERVKGALPVSDRPSHSTHFTTTSAQTESPHFTPTPLQLPDSQGSLELGESIYDHLCQMPGQEPPFIPDWSCSAVAPASQVEGEGEEDVFSAFREFCCKENAVGEFGVFEETGESGADGRQVQFGGSGDWALEWDREMEQSEKSLYECLEQCNSDLSITQKGCGTAEPQISLQQAEGSKVAQLHRQDATDRVSESELSPQPSQRTKLSISDPKKRHSGGVHVSFRPSTESVLFHNPMDPKEAHWKTRLRRLGHLGSHSVGGSGAAAKVKESMGEEVGSYESAERDRNSASVARRGRLGRPTLRPRGSRSRSQESGCSTSQQQQGALLGGVYKSMVHALSKPKAQAVSPQRHSKGPATEAPLKDLYAHVMGYFGRKPSANKDELTPKMRPMPNDTGNSNPNVSDLMDEFIQERLRARGNSGMMRRGSSPGSLEIPKDLPELLNRQNATRPADDPGVPSEWTSPASACGSDLISSDSQSDSFNAFQYVNKFENFSFPPETCNLGSVDQDSLGGAGQTEEPELSSLTTPHIDSENSSLSQHALSADTVTITGSESASPMHSLGGSRSQTPSPATLTSDNVQHKDLQLDEKMHHSVLQTPDDLETSEFPTEDGSVMAGGTLTGWHADVATVMWRRMLGILGDVNSIKDPEIHAQVFDYLCELWQNLAKIRDNLGISLDNQSSPPPPDLIPPLRILTPWLFKATMLGERYKQGKLHAYKLICKIMKRRQDVSPNSDFLTHFYNIMHSGLLHQDQDIVNTIIKHCSPRFFSIGLPGATMLILDFIVAASRVTACSSLNAPRVEAQILLGSLVCLPNLYKELPALHPTTADIVMTKFTDVKEHIIKHILTSARDEPSAPARCVALCSLGIWLCEELVHGTQHPQIKEALNVICVTLKFSNKTVALVASDILHLLINYVDDLQKFPPNTPKKIVEVLIATITYLLPATESSPHELDKRLVVSLLLCLLDWVMALPPKTLLQQVEKASDKEKTDKSVLSCIYKVLHGCVYGAQSFSNANYFPIHLSDLSSPDYDPFLQLESLKEPEPLHSPDSERSSKLQPVTEVRNRIQQGLISVAARTVISHLVNHLGHYPMSGGPATLTSQVCENQDNPYSESTDLTPELFDAPNLQFFVLNGTTLLSYLQIRAEGGLPGGGMSAGLTTTNACVRVIVRDISGKHSWDSAVLYGPPHCISPSQPLHLYTSSNAAGGERGCDEDSLERGSQEDQENGAFHENEENLEEDEEEVKEDMEEKDLEEQDEDAGLELMAPQAKRQCREVVPSWDSLQDGEDALDEMLQYLGYSSPECLQRTSAPLNIPAPQPTCVSEKQENDVINAVLKQCAEERDFTLHRGNDLNMRAAVQQEPNPQRPQSAFYYCKLLLNILGMNSWEKRNSFHLLKKNEKLLRELKNLDSRQCRETHKIAVFYVAEGQEDKHSILSNTAGSQAYEDFVSGLGWEVNLTSHCGFMGGLQRNKSTGLTMPYFATSTVEAMFHVSTRMPPDSDDSLTKKLRHLGNDEVHIVWSEHSRDYRRGIIPTEFGDVLIIIYPMKNHMYSIQIIKKPEVPFFGPLFDGAIVDEKILPTVVRATAINASRALKSLIPLYQNFYEERARYLETIVKHHSEPTTFEDYAARVFCPAPFNYLPSEAGSCIESQPVENPAMQIDGGDLASPMSPRASKSRMSMKLRRSSGSANKT from the exons aaaatgCAGAGCCGAATGAACTCAGGCACCTTTTCGAACAGAATTACTCGCACATCTACTATGTGTTCTTTGAAAACTTTGTCACCATTGAGGTTAACCTGAAACAGAAAG GTCACAAGTCACAGCGAGAGGAACTTGATTCTATTCTGTTCATTTTTGAG AAAATCTTACAGCTGTTACCCGAGCGCATACAAGGAAGATGGCAGTTCCACAGCATAG GTctcattttgaagaaactacTACACACTGGAAACTCcctaaag ATTCGAAGGGAAGGAGTGCGGCTGTTCCTGCTGTGGATGCAGGCTCTACAACACAACGCTCTAAAAGAGCAGCTATGGATCTTTGCCTGTCTGATTCCAGGATTCCCAGCACCGCAGTCCGAGTTGGGCCCTCGGACCCTGGATAATCTCATCAGTCCTCCGCTTAACCTTCAGGAGG GTCAAGTGACTCCAGAGGAGATCAGCCCCCTGGTGCCACCCCAATCCGGAGATAAATCCCAGGAGGATCTAACTGGTTACTTCCTGGAGGCTCTTCTCAAATACATG GCCAAAAGTCTGGAGTGGAAATGTAAGGAGAATCACGAAAAGGGTTTCGCTTTCCTTTTCGCCAATTTCAAAAAGTATTACCTGCCCCATATCTTCCCCAACTTCTCAAAGGAGACCAGTTTGTACAATCCTATTCTGG ACATCCCGCCCATGAGACCAAAGCCTTACTACGTAGTTGTAAAAAGAGACCCAGAGACCAATGAAGCCCTTTACTGCACTAAAGAGAGCTTCCTCAATGCCAGAGTCATATTAATCCGTTGGCTGGTGTCCTTCTGGCTGGAGCCCAAGTCAAACACGGGAACACAGATCCCTGGCATGGAAGGAGAAAATGTGCCTAAGAATATCCAG AGAGCGGCGGCAGGCTTAGCTGCCCGAGGAGAGGACGGAGGTCCGAGACAGGACTCTCTGGATGGTGGAGGGCCTGGTGAGCCGGAGCAGTCGCATTCCAACACCAGCACCCTCACCGAAAGAGAGCCCAGCACTTCCAGCCTCTGCAGCATGGATGAGGAGCATCTCACCGACATCGAGGTGGTCAGACGAGTTCTCTGCTCTTCCAGAACCAACGTCAACTTCATTACAGAGATCTTTCGACAG GCATTTCTGCTGCCCATGTGTGAAGCCGCAGCCATGCGTAAAGTGGTACGGGTGTATCAGGAGTGGATCTCTCAGCAGGATAAGCCTGTGTTTATGAGAGAGCCAGAAGAAGACCGATTCTCAGACCAGCTGGACTCCGTCCATGAACGAGGAGCTGATGATGAGAAAGAG GATATGGGGCTGCCGGTATCCGTTCACAACAGAAACTCTAATTGGTGCAGGAGTAAATCATCTGACACTGATATGCTGGAGTACAATGTTCATGCTGGCGTTCAAGCTACACTACAG GTTTTCGTCACCAATTCCTCTAATGTCTTCCTCCTCGAGTCCGCCAATGAGTTGAAGACTCTTCTGGAAGAACATGTTGACATGTGCAAGCGTGTGCTTAACATATACCGCAGTCTGGTCATGCATGAAACCATGAACCAAAAGACCTG GGAGCAGATTCTGTTGGTGTTGCTAAGGGTAGCTGAATGTGTAATGAAAAGGCCTCCGTCCATCATGCCTTTTGGGAAAAAGGCTAACACTTTATCGGGCCGATTGTCCGGGGCAATTTTTCAG ACTCTGATTGTGGCCTGGATCAAAGCCAATCTGAACGTGTACATCTCTCGTGAGCTGTGGGACGACCTGTTATCTGTGCTCTCCTCTCTCACCTGCTGGGAGGAGCTGGTCACCGAATGGTCCCTTACCATGGAGACCCTTACAAAGGTGCTTGCACGAAATCTTTACAACCTGGACCTGAACGAGCTGCCCTTGGACAAACTCAGCGAGCAGAAACAAAAGAAACACAAAGGCAAAG GTGGTGTCCATGAGGGGCATAAAATTGCAGTGGATCGCTCGTTCTCTAAAGGCTGGAGTCGAGATCCGCCGGGCCAGGCAGCTGCAATGATGAGACAGCGCAGCGCCACTACTGCTGGATCGCCAGGCATAGAGAAGGCCAGAAACATTGTCAGGCAGAAGACAGTGG CTCTGCGTAGTTGCTCTACGGGGGACAGTCTATTGTCCTCGACCTTTATCCGCAGTGCTAAAAGCGCACCTGTCCTGATCCACCCCGTACACCCTCTCCTGCCTGATTCTGTGCTCACTCCCCTAGCTGATGAGCTGTCAG ACTTGGAGGAACCTCCCATGGCCCAGCGCGGGCCGCGGATTCGCCACTGCTCTCAGAGCGAGGAGACTCCCTCGTCAGAAGTGTTTTCTGCATCCGGCGACCTGGAGCAGCCCCCTCTCCCCCGCAGCAGCAGCACCTCTGACATCATGGAGCCCTTCATCGCAGAGCGGGTCAAAGGTGCACTTCCTGTCTCTGACAGACCCTCTCACTCCACCCACTTTACCACCACCTCGGCCCAAACCGAGTCCCCTCACTTTACCCCGACCCCACTCCAACTTCCCGACAGCCAGGGATCCTTAGAGCTGGGTGAAAGCATCTATGACCATCTCTGCCAGATGCCAGGGCAGGAACCCCCCTTTATTCCTGATTGGTCCTGTTCGGCTGTCGCTCCGGCCAGTCAGGTTGAAGGTGAGGGCGAGGAGGACGTCTTTAGTGCTTTCAGGGAGTTTTGTTGCAAGGAGAATGCGGTAGGTGAATTTGGGGTATTCGAGGAGACGGGGGAGTCCGGTGCAGATGGTAGGCAGGTGCAGTTTGGGGGAAGTGGGGATTGGGCGCTGGAGTGGGATAGGGAGATGGAGCAGAGCGAAAAAAGTTTGTACGAGTGCTTAGAGCAGTGCAATTCGGATTTAAGCATCACGCAGAAAGGTTGCGGCACGGCGGAGCCGCAGATTAGTCTGCAACAGGCAGAGGGCAGCAAAGTCGCACAGTTACACAGGCAGGATGCTACAGACAGGGTGAGTGAGAGTGAGCTTAGTCCACAGCCTTCCCAGAGGACCAAGCTGTCCATTTCAGACCCCAAAAAGCGTCACAGCGGCGGGGTACACGTCAGCTTCCGCCCATCCACAGAGTCTGTTCTGTTTCACAACCCCATGGACCCCAAAGAGGCCCACTGGAAGACCCGACTTCGCCGTCTCGGCCACTTAGGCAGCCATTCGGTTGGTGGGAGCGGGGCAGCGGCGAAGGTCAAAGAGAGCATGGGGGAGGAAGTCGGCAGTTACGAATCGGCGGAGCGGGATAGAAACTCTGCCAGCGTGGCGAGGCGTGGCCGACTTGGCCGCCCAACTCTCCGCCCAAGAGGGTCCCGCTCTAGGTCTCAGGAGTCGGGTTGCAGTACCTCTCAGCAGCAGCAGGGGGCACTGTTGGGTGGGGTGTATAAGTCAATGGTCCATGCTCTCTCCAAACCCAAGGCCCAGGCGGTGTCGCCTCAGCGCCACAGCAAAGGGCCCGCTACGGAGGCACCCCTGAAGGACCTGTATGCTCACGTAATGGGCTATTTTGGAAGAAAACCATCAG CCAATAAAGATGAGTTGACACCCAAGATGAGACCCATGCCCAACGACACTGGCAACAGCAACCCAAACGTCAGTGATCTTATGGATGAGTTTATTCAGGAGAGACTGAGAGCCCGAGGCAACTCT GGCATGATGAGGCGTGGCAGTAGCCCGGGCAGTTTGGAAATCCCCAAAGATCTACCAGAGCTCCTTAACCGGCAAAATGCCACACGGCCTGCAGACGATCCCGGTGTGCCCTCTGAGTGGACCTCGCCGGCCAGTGCTTGCGGCAGTGACCTCATAAGCTCCGATAGCCAATCAGATTCCTTCAATGCGTTTCAGTATGTCAACAAGTTTGAGA ATTTCAGCTTCCCACCCGAGACGTGCAATCTGGGCTCTGTAGATCAGGATAGTTTGGGAGGAGCAGGGCAGACTGAGGAACCAGAACTATCCAGCCTCACCACACCGCACATAGATTCAGAAAACAGCAGCCTCAGTCAGCACGCCCTATCGGCTGACACCGTCACCATTACAG GTTCAGAGAGCGCATCTCCCATGCACTCGTTGGGAGGTTCTCGATCGCAGACGCCATCCCCGGCCACGCTGACATCTGATAACGTTCAGCATAAAGACCTGCAGCTGGATGAGAAAATGCATCACTCTGTCCTGCAAACCCCAGATGATCTCG AAACCAGCGAGTTTCCGACAGAGGACGGCAGCGTGATGGCCGGAGGTACTTTGACGGGCTGGCACGCCGATGTCGCCACTGTGATGTGGAGGAGAATGCTAGGCATTCTGGGAGACGTCAACTCCATCAAGGACCCTGAAATCCACGCACAGGTCTTTGACTACCTCTGCGAACTCTGGCAGAACTTGGCCAAG ATCAGAGACAATCTCGGGATCTCCCTTGACAACCAGTCGTCTCCACCCCCGCCAGATCTGATTCCACCTCTGCGTATTCTGACTCCGTGGCTTTTCAAA GCCACTATGCTAGGCGAACGCTATAAGCAAGGAAAACTCCACGCTTATAAGCTCATCTGCAAGATCATGAAACGAAGACAGGATGTTTCTCCAAACTCTGACTTTCTTACGCACTTCTACAACATCATGCACAGTGGCCTTCTTCACCAAGACCAg GACATTGTGAACACCATCATCAAGCATTGTTCTCCACGCTTCTTCTCTATTGGTCTTCCTGGAGCCACGATGCTCATCCTGGACTTCATCGTGGCAGCGAGCCGCGTGACCGCTTGCTCTTCCCTCAAT GCTCCACGGGTGGAGGCTCAGATTTTGTTGGGATCCCTTGTGTGTCTCCCAAACCTGTACAAAGAACTTCCTGCCCTGCACCCCACAACGGCTGACATCGTCATGACTAAATTTACAGATGTCAAG GAGCACATAATCAAACACATCTTAACCTCTGCCAGAGATGAACCTTCTGCACCAGCAAG atgtgtggCTCTCTGTAGTCTGGGGATTTGGCTTTGTGAAGAGCTGGTTCATGGCACTCAACATCCACAAATCAAAGAAGCACTTAATGTCATCTGTGTCACTCTCAAG TTCTCGAATAAAACCGTCGCCCTGGTGGCCTCGGATATCCTGCACCTGCTCATAAACTACGTGGATGATCTGCAGAAGTTCCCACCCAACACTCCAAAGAAAATTGTGGAG GTCCTTATTGCAACCATCACCTACCTTCTGCCGGCCACAGAGTCCTCCCCTCATGAGCTAGACAAGAGG CTGGTTGTTTCTCTGCTGCTGTGCTTGCTGGACTGGGTGATGGCTCTACCTCCAAAAACTCTGCTGCAGCAGGTTGAAAAAGCCTCAGATAAGGAGAAAACCGACAAGTCTGTTTTGAGCTGCATCTATAAG GTCCTCCATGGTTGTGTATATGGGGCTCAGAGCTTCAGTAACGCCAATTACTTCCCCATTCACCTGTCAGACTTGAGTAGCCCAGACTATGACCCTTTCCTACAACTGGAGAGCTTGAAGGAACCAGAGCCTCTCCACTCGCCCGACTCTGAACGCTCCTCCAAACTGCAACCCGTCACTGAAG TGAGAAACCGAATTCAGCAAGGTCTGATCTCAGTTGCAGCACGCACAGTCATATCTCACCTGGTAAACCACTTAGGTCACTATCCAATGAGTGGTGGGCCGGCCACTCTGACAAGCCAGGTCTGCGAGAACCAGGATAATCCATACAGCGAGAGCACAGACCTGACCCCCGAACTGTTTGACGCACCCAACTTGCAATTCTTTGTGCTTAATGGAACCACACTGCTGTCCTACCTTCAGATCCGGGCGGAGGGTGGCCTGCCCGGAGGCGGTATGTCGGCTGGCCTCACCACCACCAATGCCTGTGTACGTGTGATTGTGAGGGACATTTCTGGAAAACACTCCTGGGACTCAGCTGTACTGTATGGCCCACCACATTGCATCAGTCCTAGTCAACCTTTGCACCTTTATACATCCTCCAATGCAGCAGGAGGAGAACGTGGCTGTGATGAGGACAGTCTAGAAAGAGGCAGTCAAGAAGATCAAGAGAATGGAGCGTTTCACGAGAATGAGGAGAACCTGGAGGAGGATGAAGAGGAGGTGAAAGAGGACATGGAGGAGAAAGATCTTGAGGAACAGGACGAAGATGCAGGATTGGAACTCATGGCCCCGCAGGCGAAACGGCAGTGCCGTGAGGTTGTGCCAAGCTGGGACTCCCTGCAGGATGGTGAAGACGCCCTTGACGAGATGCTGCAGTACCTGGGATACTCCAGCCCAGAGTGCCTGCAGCGTACCAGCGCACCGCTCAATATCCCAGCCCCGCAACCCACATGCGTGTCCGAGAAGCAGGAGAACGATGTCATCAATGCCGTCCTGAAGCAATGTGCCGAAGAGCGGGACTTCACGCTGCATCGTGGCAATGATCTGAACATGAGAGCAGCGGTACAACAAGAGCCAAACCCACAGAGACCCCAGTCCGCCTTTTACTACTGCAAACTGCTCCTTAATATACTGGGCATGAACTCCTGGGAAAAGAG GAACAGTTTTCACCTGCTGAAGAAAAACGAAAAACTACTGAGAGAGCTGAAGAATCTGGATTCCAGACAGTG TCGTGAAACGCACAAGATTGCAGTATTTTATGTGGCAGAAGGCCAAGAAGACAAGCACTCCATTTTGTCCAACACAGCTGGAAGTCAGGCGTACGAGGACTTTGTGTCAGGCCTGGGTTGGGAG GTGAACCTCACTAGTCACTGTGGATTCATGGGTGGCCTTCAGCGTAACAAAAGTACAGGTTTGACCATGCCCTACTTTGCCACTTCTACAGTAGAGGCGATGTTTCACGTCTCCACGCGCATGCCCCCAGATTCAGACGACTCGCTTACTAAAAAG TTACGACACCTGGGCAACGATGAAGTGCACATTGTGTGGTCAGAGCACTCACGGGACTACAGGAGGGGCATCATTCCTACTGAGTTTGGAGATGTGCTGATCATCATCTACCCCATGAAGAACCACATGTACAGCATCCAAATTATCAAGAAGCCCGAG